In Colletotrichum lupini chromosome 6, complete sequence, a single window of DNA contains:
- a CDS encoding thyroid receptor-interacting protein 13 — protein sequence MLDTLKMSETQLTFGRTDDYIFISKPKKGIAYVEARFKDGKGLAHTDKGCQLLLSKLEREWSAPKLKDDTVISLEADLLKEPVFHKEIPSDMFHSLRVVEFQGLDPSTRVVSIRDVAIKVNLYGCTPESPSESDDELVDILPSATKVDGIWEL from the exons ATGCTCGACACACTCAAGATGAGCGAGACCCAATTGACCTTTGGTCGGACCGACGACTACATCTTCATCTCCAAGCCCAAGAAGGGCATCGCCTATGTTGAGGCCCGTTTTAAGGATGGCAAAGGT CTTGCGCACACAGACAAGGGATGCCAACTG CTTCTCTCCAAGCTTGAAAGAGAATGGAGCGCACCCAAACTCAAGGATGACACTGTCATCTCACTTGAGGCTGACCTCTTGAAGGAGCCAGTTT TCCACAAGGAGATCCCAAGCGACATGTTCCACTCTCTTCGTGTGGTTGAGTTCCAAGGCCTGGATCCATCTACTCGTGTCGTCTCTATCCGCGACGTTGCCATCAAAGTCAACCTCTACGGATGCACTCCAGAGTCACCTTCCGAGTCGGATGATGAGTTGGTGGACATTCTTCCAAGCGCCACTAAAGTCGATGGCATCTGGGAGCTGTAA
- a CDS encoding potassium uptake protein: MDAQGTPTTPSAPRITIEDKLEKHKSGSTVDEWTTFPRPGPDGGSSSGIAGGIYSSRDLNRVASNRLSRAITRETNAEADEGGDDWRRDDGRKKQVFTGTTLMWLAYQSIGVIYGDIGTSPLYVYSSTFTDLPTKNDLIQVLSLIIWSLTLMVTVKYVFIVLHADNEGEGGTFSCYSLLTRFANITNFDPREEATVRIERHNTQDVRPVTRGIRSAIEKSKFTRGFLKTIGVLAVSMVIADGILTPAQSVLGAIQGLSVVKPDISTSTIVGTTCGILVLLFLIQPLGTTKLATTFAPIVIIWLGFNGAFGIYNLVKYDYTVLKAFSPYYAIHFFMEKKTEGWRMLGGVLLCFTGVEALFADLGAFSMRAVQMSWLLWTYPCLILAYSGQAAHLALMPEKYTNPFFNTVPPGMLYPSLILAVLAAIVASQAIITATFQLSSQIMKLSYCPQMKVVHTSSTFHGQVYVPLLNWLLMLGTILVTAVYNNTTSLGHAYGVCVIFVTFFDTLMVTLVAILVWRLPVWLIALPALMFATLDGLYLSSALNKVPDGAWFTLLISALMAGMFLLWRFGKENQWRAEAEDRFQPSTLVTKNKEGMLALTQRWGGDVLSPVSGFGIFFDKTGVQTPSVFTHFASKLGALPDVVVFFHLHPVEVPTVPDSERYHISRFANLAGCYRLVVRHGFMDEVVSPDLGALIYEQVRKFVVQQAASKAATACGETTTDASWEDTEGPVELRDEKVAAELAKLDRAYSHKVLYIVGKGQMHIRTGTSILRRFTLGTFLWIRDNTRAKIANLRLAMDRVVEVGFVKEI, translated from the exons ATGGACGCTCAAGGCACCCCGACAACCCCGAGCGCTCCTAGAATCACAATCGAAGACAAGCTCGAGAAGCACAAGTCCGGTTCGACCGTCGACGAGTGGACTACATTCCCGCGCCCCGGTCCTGATGGAGGCTCCAGTTCTGGCATCGCCGGCGGTATCTACTCGAGCCGCGACCTGAACCGCGTCGCTTCGAACCGCCTCTCGCGCGCTATTACCAGGGAAACGAATGCCGAGGCTGATGAGGGTGGCGATGATTGGCGTCGCGATGATGGGAGGAAGAAGCAGGTGTTCACCGGCACGACGTTGATGTG GCTTGCGTACCAGTCTATTGGCGTCATCTACGGCGACATTGGAACCAG TCCTCTCTACGTCTACTCGTCTACCTTCACTGATCTTCCAACCAAGAACGACCTCATTCAGGTTCTGTCTCTCATCATCTGGTCCCTCACTCTCATGGTCACGGTCAAATATGTCTTCATCGTCTTACACGCCGATAACGAGGGCGAGGGTGGTACTTTTTCGTGCTACTCACTCTTGACCCGATTT GCCAACATCACAAACTTCGATCCCCGCGAAGAGGCAACAGTACGCATCGAACGCCACAACACCCAAGACGTCCGCCCCGTCACGCGCGGCATCCGCTCGGCCATTGAAAAGTCCAAATTCACACGAGGCTTCCTCAAGACCATTGGCGTCCTCGCCGTCTCCATGGTCATCGCTGACGGTATTCTCACCCCCGCGCAGTCCGTCCTCGGCGCCATCCAGGGTCTCTCCGTCGTCAAGCCCGACATCAGCACGTCGACCATCGTCGGCACAACCTGCGGCATCCTCGTCCTGCTCTTCCTGATCCAACCCCTCGGCACCACCAAGCTCGCCACCACTTTTGCGCCCATCGTCATCATCTGGCTGGGCTTCAACGGCGCCTTTGGCATCTACAACCTCGTCAAGTATGACTACACCGTCCTCAAGGCTTTCAGCCCTTACTACGCGATCCACTTCTTCATGGAGAAGAAGACGGAGGGCTGGAGGATGCTCGGCGGCGTTCTCCTCTGTTTCACCGGTGTCGAAGCCCTCTTCGCCGATCTCGGTGCCTTCAGCATGCGCGCCGTCCAGATGAGCTGGCTGCTCTGGACGTACCCCTGCCTGATCCTCGCCTACAGCGGACAGGCCGCCCATCTCGCCCTCATGCCGGAGAAGTACACCAACCCCTTCTTCAACACCGTCCCGCCCGGCATGCTCTACCCGAGCTTGATCCTCGCCGTGCTCGCCGCCATCGTCGCCTCGCAAGCCATCATCACGGCGACCTTCCAGCTTTCCAGCCAGATCATGAAACTCTCCTACTGCCCCCAGATGAAGGTCGTCCACACCTCCTCCACCTTCCACGGCCAGGTCTACGTGCCCCTCCTCAACTGGCTCCTCATGCTCGGCACCATCCTCGTCACGGCAGTCTACAACAACACAACCAGTTTGGGCCACGCTTACGGTGTCTGTGTCATCTTCGTCACCTTCTTCGACACCCTCATGGTCACCCTCGTCGCCATCCTCGTCTGGCGCCTGCCCGTCTGGCTCATTGCCCTGCCGGCCCTGATGTTCGCCACCCTCGACGGCCTCTACCTCTCCTCGGCACTCAACAAGGTCCCCGACGGCGCCTGGTTCACGCTTCTCATCTCCGCCCTCATGGCCGGCATGTTCCTCCTCTGGCGCTTCGGTAAGGAAAACCAGTGGCgcgccgaggccgaggacCGCTTCCAGCCCAGCACGCTCGTCACCAAGAACAAGGAGGGCATGCTTGCGCTCACCCAGCGCTGGGGCGGCGATGTCCTCTCCCCTGTCAGCGGCTTCGGTATCTTCTTCGACAAGACAGGCGTGCAGACGCCAAGTGTTTTCACGCACTTTGCCTCCAAGCTCGGCGCGCTCCCCGACGTGGTGGTGTTCTTTCATCTTCACCCCGTCGAGGTTCCTACTGTTCCCGATTCGGAGCGCTACCACATCTCGCGGTTCGCAAATCTGGCAGGGTGCTACCGCCTCGTCGTGCGCCACGGCTTCATGGACGAGGTCGTCAGTCCCGATCTCGGCGCTTTGATTTACGAGCAGGTGCGCAAATTTGTCGTGCAGCAGGCGGCGAGCAAGGCGGCTACTGCATGCGGAGAGACGACGACGGACGCCTCGTGGGAGGACACGGAAGGCCCTGTGGAGCTTCGGGACGAGAAAGTTGCGGCGGAGCTGGCGAAGCTGGATCGTGCTTATTCGCACAAGGTGCTGTATATCGTCGGTAAGGGGCAGATGCATATCCGGACAGGGACGAGTATTCTCCGGCGCTTCACTTTGGGTACTTTCTTGTGGATTCGGGATAATACTCGGGCCAAGATTGCGAATCTGAGGTTGGCGATGGATAGGGTTGTTGAGGTTGGATTTGTCAAGGAGATTTGA
- a CDS encoding branched-chain amino acid aminotransferase — protein MAAFPPPPVNTIDWSNVGFKIREVNGHIESTYSVTTGKWTPLKFVADPFMRIHGMAPALNYGQQAYEGLKAFRAPGDKQINIFRADKNAKRLQHSADVASMPRVPEDLFIAAVKAAVSLNAGYVPPHETGAAMYIRPQLYGSSAQLGLSPPEEYIFAVFVIPTGVYHGSHPVNALILDDFDRAAPNGTGHAKVGGNYAPVLRFSDRARSEGYGITLHLDSVKHEEIDEFSTSGFIGAKKEGDKITLVVPDSKCVIDSVTSASIQDIGRSFGWAVEKRVIKYSELPTFTEVMAAGTAAALVPIRSITRRVDASSPQSLAGSSQERVSSAKAGEETVTFIPESQEEAGDICLKLLSTLQAIQLGKLKDEFGWNFVVSEADGTAVVGEAKTNGSAQTVDQMD, from the exons ATGGCCGCCTTCCCGCCCCCTCCGGTCAACACCATTGACTGGTCCAACGTCGGCTTCAAGATCCGCGAAG TCAACGGCCACATCGAGTCCACCTACTCCGTCACGACCGGAAAATGGACGCCCCTCAAGTTCGTCGCCGACCCCTTCATGCGCATCCACGGCATGGCGCCCGCCCTCAACTACGGCCAACAAGCCTACGAAGGCCTCAAGGCCTTCCGCGCCCCGGGTGACAAGCAAATCAACATCTTCCGCGCCGACAAGAACGCGAAACGCCTCCAGCACTCCGCCGACGTCGCCTCCATGCCCCGCGTCCCCGAAGACCTCTTCATCGCCGCCGTCAAGGCCGCCGTCTCCCTCAACGCCGGCTACGTCCCACCCCACGAGACCGGCGCCGCCATGTACATCCGCCCCCAGCTCTACGGCTCCTCCGCCCAGCTGGGCCTCAGCCCGCCCGAGGAGTACATTTTCGCCGTGTTTGTCATCCCCACGGGCGTCTACCACGGCAGCCACCCTGTAAACGCGCTGATCCTCGACGACTTTGACCGTGCTGCGCCGAATGGTACCGGACACGCCAAGGTGGGCGGAAACTACGCGCCCGTGCTGCGCTTCAGTGACCGCGCGAGGAGCGAGGGATACGGGATCACGCTGCATCTCGACAGTGTCAAGCACGAGGAGATTGACGAGTTCAGCACAAGTGGTTTCATTGGTGCCAAGAAGGAGGGCGACAAGATTACCCTCGTCGTGCCGGATTCCAAGTGCGTTATCGACAGTGTGACGAGCGCCAGTATCCAGGATATTGGACGTAGCTTCGGCTGGGCGGTCGAGAAGCGAGTG ATCAAGTACAGCGAACTCCCCACCTTCACCGAGGTCATGGCCGCCGGCACGGCAGCAGCTCTGGTCCCCATCCGCTCCATCACGCGGCGCGTCGACGCCTCTTCCCCTCAGTCCCTCGCCGGCAGCTCGCAGGAGCGCGTCAGCAGCGCCAAGGCTGGCGAGGAGACGGTGACGTTCATCCCCGAGAGCCAGGAGGAGGCGGGCGATATCTGCCTGAAGCTTCTGTCGACGCTGCAGGCTATCCAGCTCGGCAAGCTCAAGGACGAGTTCGGATGGAACTTTGTCGTCAGCGAGGCGGACGGCACGGCGGTCGTGGGGGAGGCCAAGACGAATGGGTCTGCGCAGACTGTTGATCAGATGGATTAG
- a CDS encoding cytochrome P450 oxidoreductase has translation MDPEARLIPKSLYLVSQRIFADMSWFGLSKPSAATEPDEPKAVRALPAIWYRSPAMYELERRAIFSKRWMLVSHKARFVEAGDFVQITQAGFNFFLVKDRKGEIRGHHNICRHRAYPLVEKDSGHMSVLACNYHAWSYGFDGKLAKAPKYQELPSFDKSKNSLFKVHVHVDQLGFIWVNLDGAEKPSVPWEEFFAEVDTQSRLEGFNLDDYHFDHTWDMLGDYNWKTLADNYNECYHCQTGHPAVAATTDLTRYWVETQGNWIQHWNVDKETVPGLGIHSCYLYPNASMTVTPDFMYIQRCVPVSSTQSKMEYEVYRHNTATDEDFNYISDFFKQVLREDKDLCNGAQKNLNAGVFMNGELHPRVEKGPLFFQEITRNLVMRHKEQEDKEGGEIWPATPKHDVSDKTGEDVSFCRSLDCGAGQGQIEGLAW, from the exons ATGGATCCGGAGGCCCG ACTTATACCAAAATCTCTCTATCTTGTATCCCAGCGTATCTTTGCAGACATGAGCTGGTTCGGCCTCAGCAAACCTTCCGCTGCAACGGAACCCGACGAGCCAAAGGCCGTCCGTGCTCTGCCCGCGATATGGTACCGCTCTCCAGCCATGTACGAGCTAGAGAGGCGAGCCATCTTCTCTAAACGGTGGATGCTCGTCTCTCACAAGGCGCGCTTCGTCGAGGCGGGTGACTTTGTGCAGATTACCCAGGCGGGATTTAACTTCTTTCTCGTCAAGGATCGTAAGGGCGAGATCAGGGGCCACCACAACATTTGCCGGCACCGCGCGTATCCCCTGGTGGAGAAGGACAGCGGACATATGAGTGTGCTTGCTTGCAACTATCACG CATGGTCGTATGGGTTCGACGGCAAGCTGGCCAAGGCGCCCAAGTACCAAGAGCTGCCCTCGTTCGATAAAAGCAAGAACAGTCTGTTCAAGGTCCATGTTCATGTAGATCAGCTCGGCTTCATCTGGGTGAATCTGGATGGCGCGGAGAAGCCGTCGGTACCGTGGGAGGAGTTCTTCGCCGAGGTGGATACGCAGTCGCGGTTGGAGGGGTTTAATTTGGATGACTACCACTTTGATCACACGTGGGACATGCTGGGTGATTACAACTGGAAGACGCTTGCGGATAACTACAATGAG TGCTATCATTGCCAGACTGGTCACCCTGCAGTGGCTGCTACCACTGACCTGACAAGGTACTGGGTCGAAACGCAAGGAAACTGGATCCAGCACTGGAACGTCGACAAGGAGACCGTTCCTGGTCTGGGCATTCACAGCTGCTACCTCTACCCTAACGCATCCATGACGGTCAC CCCAGACTTCATGTACATCCAACGCTGCGTCCCGGTCTCATCAACCCAATCCAAGATGGAATACGAAGTCTACCGCCATAACACAGCCACCGACGAAGACTTCAACTACATCTCAGACTTCTTCAAGCAGGTCCTCCGCGAAGACAAAGACCTCTGCAACGGCGCGCAGAAGAATTTGAACGCGGGCGTTTTCATGAACGGGGAGCTCCACCCGCGCGTAGAAAAGGGACCGCTCTTCTTCCAAGAGATTACGCGGAACCTTGTGATGCGGCACAAGGAGCAAGAAGATAAGGAGGGCGGCGAGATTTGGCCAGCGACGCCCAAGCATGATGTCTCTGACAAGACGGGGGAGGATGTGTCGTTTTGTCGGAGTCTTGATTGTGGGGCTGGGCAGGGGCAGATTGAGGGGTTGGCTTGGTGA
- a CDS encoding glycosyltransferase family 20, producing the protein MTVFIASLFLPKTVHFALPGTPQRGDPLRRAKKSEKSQRTEGDNQPSLFNPIRDITPPITPTEDVVPKDPFTNEDGFRIFPDEERKRGAPIDKGSPKWGARATQPKSRASSPPPAFIAEHSRTLEKARELGRQGITQPRPLVRSDSHDRVFSHANWRVMNADQGNGGLRNAAEAAARDGKLGEYTWVGTLGMPTDALEGTQQKQDIEDRLATEHDMLTVFCSDKDFDGHYSHFCKQILWPVFHYQIPDNPKSKAFEDHSWKYYVNVNQAFADKIVKNWKRGDVIWVHDYHLLLVPGMVRKKLPDAKIGFFLHVAFPSSEVFRCLAVRKQLLEGMLGANLIGFQIHEYTRHFLQTCSRLLSVEATTDGLQLEDRFVDVVNLPIGIDPVNLSEHRGDNDVKRWVEIMKERYQGKKLIVARDKLDHVRGVRQKLLSYELFLNKNPEWRDKIVLIQVALSGSEKSDLDATVSDIVTRVNSSWANLAYQPVVYLKQDIDYPQYLALLTMADALMITSQREGMNLTSHEYLFCQDGEVFSEKKHGSLILSEFTGTSSLFGGNELSVNPWDYRQCADAIKTALEMGDEEKERRWTALYSAVMHHTGSHWFSEFLSRLDRVYDEQHKHDQTSVPRLNINTLAQRYSRSNRRLFILDYEGTLVSWGPMNQIIPVSPQRTLDVLNELLLDERNTVYIMSGRRPEELDRLFRRVPNLGLIAENGCFLKDCGKNTWQEMADREQISSWKESVKSIMTYFLERTPGAEIEERRCSLIFHYKSAEDYESAARQAGDCASHVNDACEAQRVHAIPLDGSIVVEPIDWTKSTAAEKIFDDLRVHMAPDSEHKSPVDFLMVVGDGREDEKVFKWANALGEDKVVEDVVTVSLHSRNTEAGATLTQGVSGVLLALQKLATTQ; encoded by the exons ATGACGGTATTTATCGCATCATT ATTTCTCCCTAAAACCGTCCACTTCGCCCTCCCTGGAACGCCTCAACGTGGCGACCCTTTGCGCCGCGCCAAAAAGTCCGAAAAGTCTCAGCGAACCGAAGGCGACAACCAACCCAGTCTCTTCAACCCGATCCGCGACATTACACCTCCCATTACCCCGACCGAAGACGTTGTCCCGAAAGATCCCTTCACGAACGAGGACGGTTTCCGTATATTCCCCGACGAAGAGCGCAAGCGTGGTGCGCCAATCGACAAAGGTTCTCCCAAGTGGGGTGCTAGAGCCACCCAGCCCAAGTCCCGCGCGAGCTCGCCCCCGCCTGCCTTCATCGCCGAGCATAGTCGCACCCTCGAGAAGGCCAGAGAACTTGGTCGTCAGGGCATCACCCAGCCTCGGCCGCTCGTTAGAAGCGACAGCCATGACCGGGTCTTTTCCCACGCCAACTGGCGCGTTATGAACGCCGACCAGGGCAACGGTGGTTTGCGCAACGCCGCCGAGGCCGCTGCCCGCGATGGCAAGCTTGGAGAATACACTTGGGTTGGCACCCTCGGCATGCCCACCGACGCCCTCGAGGGTACCCAGCAGAAGCAGGACATCGAGGACAGGCTCGCCACCGAGCACGACATGCTGACCGTCTTCTGCTCCGACAAGGACTTTGACGGCCACTACTCGCACTTTTGCAAGCAGATTCTCTGGCCCGTCTTCCACTACCAGATCCCCGACAACCCCAAGAGCAAGGCCTTCGAGGATCACTCATGGAAGTACTACGTCAACGTCAACCAGGCCTTTGCCGACAAGATTGTTAAGAACTGGAAGCGCGGCGACGTTATCTGGGTACACGACTACCACCTGCTGCTCGTTCCCGGCATGGTGCGCAAGAAGCTGCCCGACGCCAAGATTGGCTTCTTCCTGCACGTTGCCTTCCCCTCTTCCGAGGTTTTCAGATGCTTGGCCGTGCGCAAGCAGCTTCTCGAGGGCATGCTGGGTGCCAACCTCATTGGCTTCCAGATCCACGAGTACACTCGTCACTTTTTGCAGACCTGCAGCAGGTTGCTGAGTGTCGAAGCAACCACTGATGGACTGCAGCTGGAGGATCGTTTTGTCGACGTGGTTAACTTGCCCATCGGCATTGATCCTGTCAACCTCAGCGAACACCGCGGCGACAACGATGTGAAGAGATGGGTCGAGATCATGAAGGAGCGCTACCAGGGCAAGAAGCTCATTGTAGCTCGCGACAAGCTCGACCACGTTCGCGGCGTTCGTCAGAAGCTTCTTTCCTACGAGCTGTTCCTGAACAAGAATCCCGAATGGCGCGACAAGATTGTCCTTATCCAAGTCGCCCTCTCCGGTAGCGAAAAGTCTGATTTGGATGCGACTGTTAGCGACATTGTCACCCGAGTCAACTCTTCCTGGGCCAACCTGGCCTACCAACCCGTCGTCTACTTGAAGCAGGATATCGACTACCCCCAGTACCTTGCCCTGTTGACCATGGCCGATGCGCTGATGATCACGAGCCAGCGCGAGGGCATGAACTTGACATCGCACGAGTATCTCTTCTGCCAGGATGGCGAGGTCTTCTCCGAGAAGAAGCATGGCTCGCTAATTTTGTCCGAATTCACTGGTACATCGTCGCTATTTGGCGGCAACGAGCTTTCGGTCAACCCCTGGGACTACCGCCAATGCGCCGACGCGATCAAGACAGCACTCGAGATGGGCGACGAAGAAAAGGAACGCCGCTGGACTGCGCTTTACTCGGCCGTCATGCACCACACCGGATCGCACTGGTTCAGCGAATTCTTGTCTCGCCTCGATCGCGTATACGACGAGCAGCACAAGCACGACCAAACTTCGGTCCCGCGTCTCAACATCAACACTCTGGCTCAGCGATACTCTCGCAGCAATCGACGCCTCTTTATCCTCGACTATGAAGGCACTTTGGTTAGTTGGGGCCCAATGAACCAGATCATCCCTGTCAGCCCTCAG CGTACCCTGGATGTCTTGAACGAGCTTCTGCTCGACGAGCGCAACACCGTCTACATCATGTCCGGTCGCCGCCCGGAAGAGCTCGACCGATTGTTCCGCCGCGTACCCAACCTCGGTCTCATTGCCGAGAACGGCTGCTTCCTCAAGGACTGCGGCAAGAACACCTGGCAGGAGATGGCGGACAGAGAGCAGATTTCCAGCTGGAAAGAGTCCGTCAAGTCCATCATGACTTACTTCCTCGAGCGTACCCCCGGTGCCGAAATCGAAGAGCGACGCTGCAGCTTGATCTTCCACTACAAGAGCGCCGAGGATTACGAGTCCGCAGCCCGCCAGGCTGGAGACTGTGCCAGTCATGTCAACGATGCATGCGAGGCACAGCGTGTCCACGCCATTCCTCTCGATGGCTCCATTGTCGTTGAGCCCATTGACTGGACCAAGAGCACCGCGGCAGAAAAGATCTTTGATGATCTCCGCGTCCACATGGCCCCTGACTCGGAGCACAAGAGCCCTGTTGACTTCCTCATGGTCGTTGGTGACGGGCGTGAGGATGAAAAGGTGTTCAAGTGGGCCAACGCCCTTGGAGAAGACAAGGTTGTCGAGGATGTTGTAACTGTCAGCTTGCACAGCCGCAATACTGAGGCTGGTGCGACATTGACACAAGGTGTGAGTG GTGTCTTGCTCGCTCTCCAGAAGCTTGCCACTACTCAGTAA